The Elaeis guineensis isolate ETL-2024a chromosome 14, EG11, whole genome shotgun sequence genomic sequence TCAGTACCGCTTCCTCGTCAGCCTGCTTTTAGTAACATGCTTCAACTTTCTTCTAAACCATACCTTTCAGAGCGAAATGGTGATAGACCTTCCCAACAGAGAACTCCTCCCAAGCGTCGCGAAAGTAACGCAAATGGAGTTTTGAAGAAAGATGAAAATTCTACTAAGGGGAATGGGGTTTTTGAGACACCGGCTAAGAATGTGCATGGTGGCAGAAAAATTACAAAAGCTTCTCGGAGAGTCGATGCTGCAAAAGGTGTAAATCTTCTTAGGCTGTCAAGGATGGCTAAGTTGAATTTGCAGAGAGAGAATGAGAAGGAAAACTACAGGCGACCGCTGCCTGAGACTTGTGAGAATGAGGCTGAAGTGAAAATTGAAAACAATGACATGGAACTAGATTTTAGTGAGAATCCTGAAGATGATACACCTGATGAATCTGACGGATCTGAGAATCCTTCTTGCATGCCTACAGAGAAACTTCCAATTCAAAATGCTGATGAAAGAGTTGAAGAGGTAGAGCATAAAATGAGTCAGTTGGATATTCTTCCAGAGAATATCATCGTTGGGCCTGATGACCTGAAGAAACTTGAGCAGGATACATGCTCAGAGCCACTTGAGGTGGTTGCTACCCCACCCAGTGTTAACCTTAGGAAAGCTCAACGTGTGAAAGTGGCTTCTGGGAGTGCCCCTGATTCAGAGGCATCTAGGTCATTCAATAATTTATCAGAAGTGTTTTGGCATTCATCAGATCTCTCAGTCAAACCAGTAATGCCCAGTAGAAAAGGTGATAAAGCTTTGGATGGTATTCCCTCCTTGCCATTTGAAGCTGTTCCTGCATCTGATTATGTTAAGCTACCTCCAGAGCAACTGAACGCACTTAACTCTTGCATAATTCATAGTTTGAGTGGGAGCTCTCAGGTCTCAGAAAAACAGAATGCCATCAGATACTTAGAAATTTTAAGTGGAAATGCTGATGCTGCAAATATCATAACCAATGGGCCGGTGATGTTGTTGCTTGTAAAAATGCTAAGGCTTTCAAAGTTACCTGCCTTGCGTGTTCAGGTTGCTTCAGTGATGGGTTTGTTGATTCGCCATTCTACTTTTATTGAAGCTGATCTTGCAAATTCTGGAATTGTAAATGCACTAACAGATGGCTTAAGGGACAAACATGACAAAATAAGGAGGTTCTCCATGGCTGCTTTAGGGGAACTGCTTTTTTACATATCTACTCAGGCAGATAATAATGCCAAAGATGGCAATACCCTTGAATCTCCGTCGAAGGACAACCGGTCTACATCCAGTTGGCAGGTTAGCAATCTCTGATGCTGCAGTGATTTATCATTAATCTTGTCATTGAATCTTTTGACAATGCCTTATTTTCATTTCCACTTTAGTTTGTAGATCTTTGTGATTTTTAAGTAGATTTTCTGAAGCATGCAATAAGGAATACTTGctgtttatattttatatttttgatggATGATTCTTTTTGGGTTCATGACCTGCATATTGAAAATGGTTGCTTTCAAACTTCTGACGTATCTAACAATAGGCTTGTGGGAGATGAGGATTGTCATTTAGATCTTAAGGAGGGGATTCAATTTTAATTGATTTTTAGGTTTTACCTTCCTGCATCATCTAGTAACAGCTTGCTACAGGAGCCTCATTTTCTATGCAGGTTAGTTGTGAGCTCACATTTTGGACAATAAGCATGCATGTCTAGTAGACTTTAGGCCTCTGTCTTTTGATTACTCTATGGCCATCAGTTCCAGTTCTTGTATGATGATTGCTGATTGTTTGGGCTACCTCTAATAGACTGGCCGCTTAAACAGGTCCCAAATTCGGTGATTGCTTTGGTTTCATCCATCTTGCGTAGAGGAGAGGATGATGTTGCCCAGTTGTATGCTTTAAGAACAATTGAGAACATATGCAGTCAAGGAGGGGACTGGACATCGCGTTTTGTCAGCCAGGATGTCATTGGAAATCTCTGTTATATATATAAAGCAACAGGGAAGCAGGAGAGTACAAGGCTTATTGCTGGATCTTGTCTAGTCCGTCTAGCTCGATTCAGCCCACAGTGCATACAGTCAGTGCTTGAGAGGTTGTCATTCAAGGACACTGCATCTGCGCTCATCAAGGGCAACCCGCGTGAGCAGCAGATCAGCCTAAATCTACTTAACATGTCAATTCTAAGCAGCCATTTGTTAACAAACATGGGCCGACAGCtgctatcattaatggaggaaaAGCACTTGGTCCCAGGTCTTGTATCACTTATCGAGCAGGGAAGTGAAGTTTTACGTGGGAAAGCACTCATCTTTGTGGCACTTCTGTGTAAGAACAGCCGCAGATGGCTTCCCCATTTCTTTTGCAATGCTAAAGTACTATCTGCAGTTGATAGGTTGGGGAAAGAGAAGGTTGGGTTCATTCAGAAATGCGTGGAAGCTTCTGTGAAACTAGTTGCTAATACTGTGCCATCTATTCTTGAAACTGTTTCTGGAGACATACAACAGATGATGGGAGGTAAACGCCATGGACCGATTGCTGCTCTCACTGGACGTGGTAACACAAAGAGTAGTGCTCATCTATTTCCggttattcttcatcttcttggaaGCTCTTCTTTCAAGCATAAGGTGGTGAGCAGTCATGTCTTGCTCCAGTTGGCAAATATTATCAAGCTTTTAGAGGCACCTTTTCAGGTACAAATTGTCCTAAGCTTGCTGATTTTGCAGTTTCTTGAGTCTATATTTTATCAGGCAGTGttctaaattattataattaaatttgcATTGCATCTTTTCTGCACCTAATACAGTCAAAATTATGACGAGCTTCTAATCCCAAGAACCTGGCAAACGCCCACTAGAATTTCACTGATGTTTTAAATGTAATGCAGGGAAGAGATGATTTCCAAATCACATTGCTTCGAGTACTTGAATCAGTCACAGAGGAGCCTTCTGTTATTCTTGATGATCCTAAGATGTTTACTAGTCGAATCCTTCCTAGCCTAGCCATTATGTACAAGGGCAACAAAGATGGAGATGCCAGATTCTTATGTTTGAAATTATTATTTGATGTGATGGTTGTGATCTTCAGTGATACTACAGTACCTGATGATGAACATATAGTGGAGGATCTGAGGTCAATATCACGAacctattttcttcctctttaccCAACACTTATTGAAGATGAAGATCCCATTCCAATGTATGCTCAGAAGCTGTTGGTAATGCTCATTGAATTTAATTATGTTAAAGTCTCAGATATTCTGCATTTGAAAACAGTCTTGCAGTGCTTTGAGTTCTTACTTGGCGATCTTTCTAATGCAAATGTGAACAATGTGAAGCTCTGTCTGGCCCTAGCATCTGCTCCTGAAATGGAGACTAAAATTCTATCCCATCTGCGAGTGGTCAGAAAAATTGGAAATCTTCTTGAGCTTGTGAATGCGAAGGAGATGGAGGATTTTCTTGAACCAACGTTGGGTCTTTGCAAGGCATTCATTTTGCATGGCATTGGTAGCAATAAAGCCTTAGCTCTTTGTAAAGAACCGGCTCTCTTAGGCAACAATGCCTTTGACATGAGTATTGCTGTTGATCAGCAGCAATGCATCAAGGATGTCAGTGACTTTGGTAGCAACATTGGTGTGTTTCTAGATTTAATTGGGAATTCTGATGCACATATTGCCAATTTGGCATCAGAGTGTGTGGTTTTGCTGCTTAAGGCATCCCCTAGAGAAGCCACAATGGGTCTTTTAACAAACCTTCCCAAAATCTGCAGTCTTCTGGAATCATTGCACTATGATTCCTCCGCCTTGCAGTTGCTGCGTCTTCTGTATGGCCTTGCCTTTTCTTGTAGACAATATCTGTCTCAGGCAATGATTCTGTCAATATCTATTCCAGCGGTCATGCAAATGGAAGCTGTTGTCTCAAAACTCAAGAGCTCCAGTATTCATGGTGTTGCAGAGGCTGCTTTGAATTTAGGCTTAGAGTTGCAACGCCTGCCTCGGTGTGTTTGAGCTTATACATCTTGGTAAGGTCACTGacattttaattttatctttataCATGAACTGCTCAATTTATAATTTGTATCCATTTTTGCAGAATTCAGGAATGATTTAATAAAGAATGATCTTGCTCTTACCGAGCTTTGCTGGCCTCCTGGCCATGGTTTCAGGTAAGTTAGACATGCTCATGGATGTATCGGATGTCTATTATGTTGTTGATTGGTTAATCGAGTGATACTATTCTCAGTGTTTAATTGTATTATAATTGTACAGTGTCAATATTATCAATGAGTTCCATGCACTGGCCCAGATAATGTTTGGAGAGCAGATTGGGTTTGATGTACTGTTGATCTGGAGATGTTAGTTGGTATTATCTGTTTTTTGCATTTAATTTTGTATTGATTTGTATTTATCTAGCAACAGAGATTTGCCGCTATCATCACATCCTTGCCATAATTTTTCTGAATACACATGTAATGGAATTGAAAGAAACAATTTGGCTGTTTCATTAGAGGCAATGTGCATCCTATatatctttttagctaacataATTTGAAGGCTGGCCTGATGCTATGTGCTTCTGTTCTGTAAAAATGCACCAGTGGTGGTGAAGGAGACAGGTAAATAAAGTGGTTGGCTGTAATAATTCTTCTAGATGTTGTAATTTTCTTCCATGCGTGTGAAAGCTTTGTTAGTTCAATTTCCCAGAAGCTTTGgccaataaaattaaatattcatcAATCTTTTCCACTTATATGAGGTCCTATCCTTTGTGAAATTGTCTTATCGATCTCTTAATCTATGCTTAAACTATTTGCTTAAATGTGATTGTTATGTCTACAATCCTGTCTATCTCAGACTGTGCTGAAGCATACATGCAACTAGGTTCAAGTAATGCAAAATTTGATGGTTCCAACAGTGTTCATGTTTACATAGGTAATGGCTGAGAATGGATATGAATTATATAGATTTTGCAAAACTTGTAGAAACAAGTTTTAGATATTAATGTCCGTGTTCACCTACTAATTTGGATATAACTGTCCTTTGTAAAGTTTGTCAATATAATTTAAACTAGGTTTTTTATCCTATAGAACTATTTTAGATCACCCTCTTGGACACTTTCCCTATTTTATGCAACTGTTTTAGAGTGTTCTGAGCTTACGATTATCCCTTATTTACAGGGAACCCTACTTAATTGCAAAGTGATGTCTAATACGTCAATTCGCTTCCCTGTCAAATCACAATTTTAAGTGAATAGAAAATCTACATAGCATCTGATATTCCTATTTTGACTAGTGGTTTCTCTCTCTTCTGAAATACTCGTTCCTCGTGTGAGCAAATTGTGCAGGCATCACTGTCTCTGCGATGAAGATGCATCGATGCAAGCTTGGCAACAAGGTCAGCTGCAGAAACTAAACCAGAATCACTAAGTGGGGGTGCTTGGTACCGGAGGATTTGGCAGGAGATACACTTATGATAAGATTAAAATTGTGTGAAAGTTCATATATTTTGTGAGGACGGGGATTGGGAATTTAAAAAGTGTTTGTTAATGGATTTGGTAGAGGGTAGATCCAgtttatttgatttttgtatcacCAGAAAAATTGGTGGACAGGAGACAAGCTATAAAGAAGTTATGGACCCTATAATATCTCAAGGAATTATGGATTTGAAGAAGTAAATAAAAATTGACAGTGCACGGTAAAGCAAACAGTCATCCTCCCTATATTGTAGTAGAAATCTTCTTTGTTTTCAGACGACTCGTGCGGATGAAATGATAAGATTGAGCACTCACCATTTTCTCAGTGTACTTGCGTCTTTGATAAAAATTgctttggagaaaaaaaaatattttcatggcATGATAACACATTACTCTTACCAACTTTATTTCCATTAACTATATAATCTATGATGTAAAATACAGCTGCTTCTAAAATGTTTGAACAACCAGCGCACAAATATGAGAAGACCagcacaaaaaaaatgaaaaaaaaaaaaaaatcacgaaCATTTGAACCAAGCTCACTTGCACTACATCACTTGTTCATAAGCTCTAACCACCACATGAGCACCAATCCACAAACCAAAACCATGCTCGCCTTACCCGCATTTCCCAGAGAACTCTCCACCGATGTCACAGCGGCAGAACCAGTTGGAGTGATCACCGAATTGGGGTGCAACTTGTCGGGGTTCGGTGTGCTCGGGTTCGATGGAACGATCGGCAACGTGCCGGCCGGTGCCGCCCTGGCATTGCCTCCTGGTGAGGGGAAAAAAGGCATCATGTCAGGGGCCAATGTGGGTGGAATGGAGGAAATTGTAGGTTCCATAGGGAGGAAAGCTGGTGCCACCGAGATGCCGGGGACTCCCCGTTCAAGAAGGGAGTTGCAGGGGATGGGGTTGGTGAGGAGAAGTGTAGCCAAGACTGTGAAGAGGAGTTGTGTGTGAGTGATCAGAGTAGAGAAGGGAGTGAAGaaagtggtggtggtggtggcggcGGCGGCCATTATGGAGTAGTGCAAAAAAAGATGGTGCTCTTAGTGTGTGTGAGAGTTTAAAGAAGGGAGGCAAGGGAGGGCAGGGTCGGTTAGTGGAGTGTGTAATGGTTGACATGTGGAGTGTGGTGATTGGGAGGTGGGTAGCAGGGCACAGTTTGGCATGGGTGCAAGGTGACAAAGATGAGGGGATCCTACAGCATGGGTGGTTGGGGCCTTAGTGGGGTCTGAAGGGCTCTAGACGGTCCAAATTGGAGAGCTAAAAGTGAGTGGAGGAAATAATAAAGAAGGAATGGTAAGTACTCGCCTCACCTTCACCAGAAGGACGGCAAGTTATCATGACGAGAAGCAAATGCTAATTATACGATGTACAAGTTTTCTCCCATAAAGGGGAGATGTTAAATGAAGTTTGTTGTCATAGTATTGCTTCCTTACTCATTGCCAAACTAATAACTATATTCAACCACTTTTTGATGTGATTCAGCGAATGCTATCCATTCTAATAAGTCCCATCATGCCAGTATTTCTCTTAGAAGTTTGTAGTTCATTAGTTCAAGAAGAATACTTAGCAGTGAGTTCTTTGCTGGGGGATTTATAATTTCCTTAGTGAGCTTATGGAAATGGTTTCGAGAGGTATGATGGAGAACTCTCTTTCGTGTACAAGCCTACCATTCTAAATTTAAGTGAGAATCCTTTCTACCCTTATTTGTTAAAATGTTTCTCGAACTGATTCCTTGTTCTTGCTTTTGTAGATGATCAGAATAAGTCTATGTATAAGAGCACAAGATGGAAGGAACTCTTGTCACGAGACAGCCATGGATCGTCCTACATGAGAATTAGGTGGTAAGCTGTTAAGAGCCAGCTAATAGCTTTTGGAAGATTGCGATAGTCGTAGTGCCAAAACCCTGAGTGGAATGCAGCTCTTGTGACATTTCATATGAGCCATCTATGTCGGTGTAGATTCTCACCGGCGAGCAGTAACGTAGGCTCCATCCATTGGGACTCCACTTCTGTTAATTG encodes the following:
- the LOC105057699 gene encoding serine/threonine-protein kinase RUNKEL codes for the protein MNNYHVYEAIGRGKHSVVYKGRKKKTIEYYAVKSVEKSQRSKVLQEVRMLHSLDHPNVLKFDSWYETSAHLWLVLEYCVGGDLMTLLKQDSRFPEDSIHDLACDVVKALQFLHSKGIIYCDLKPSNILLDEYGRMKLCDFGLARRLSDIEKSSLAMLPQSKRGTPCYMAPELFQDGGVHSYASDFWALGCVLYECYTGRPPFVGKEFTQLVKSIISDPTPPLPDNPSKSFENLINCLLIKDPAERLQWPEICEHSFWRTNFTSVPLPRQPAFSNMLQLSSKPYLSERNGDRPSQQRTPPKRRESNANGVLKKDENSTKGNGVFETPAKNVHGGRKITKASRRVDAAKGVNLLRLSRMAKLNLQRENEKENYRRPLPETCENEAEVKIENNDMELDFSENPEDDTPDESDGSENPSCMPTEKLPIQNADERVEEVEHKMSQLDILPENIIVGPDDLKKLEQDTCSEPLEVVATPPSVNLRKAQRVKVASGSAPDSEASRSFNNLSEVFWHSSDLSVKPVMPSRKGDKALDGIPSLPFEAVPASDYVKLPPEQLNALNSCIIHSLSGSSQVSEKQNAIRYLEILSGNADAANIITNGPVMLLLVKMLRLSKLPALRVQVASVMGLLIRHSTFIEADLANSGIVNALTDGLRDKHDKIRRFSMAALGELLFYISTQADNNAKDGNTLESPSKDNRSTSSWQVPNSVIALVSSILRRGEDDVAQLYALRTIENICSQGGDWTSRFVSQDVIGNLCYIYKATGKQESTRLIAGSCLVRLARFSPQCIQSVLERLSFKDTASALIKGNPREQQISLNLLNMSILSSHLLTNMGRQLLSLMEEKHLVPGLVSLIEQGSEVLRGKALIFVALLCKNSRRWLPHFFCNAKVLSAVDRLGKEKVGFIQKCVEASVKLVANTVPSILETVSGDIQQMMGGKRHGPIAALTGRGNTKSSAHLFPVILHLLGSSSFKHKVVSSHVLLQLANIIKLLEAPFQGRDDFQITLLRVLESVTEEPSVILDDPKMFTSRILPSLAIMYKGNKDGDARFLCLKLLFDVMVVIFSDTTVPDDEHIVEDLRSISRTYFLPLYPTLIEDEDPIPMYAQKLLVMLIEFNYVKVSDILHLKTVLQCFEFLLGDLSNANVNNVKLCLALASAPEMETKILSHLRVVRKIGNLLELVNAKEMEDFLEPTLGLCKAFILHGIGSNKALALCKEPALLGNNAFDMSIAVDQQQCIKDVSDFGSNIGVFLDLIGNSDAHIANLASECVVLLLKASPREATMGLLTNLPKICSLLESLHYDSSALQLLRLLYGLAFSCRQYLSQAMILSISIPAVMQMEAVVSKLKSSSIHGVAEAALNLGLELQRLPRCV